CTGGAAATCCACCCGCCGCAAGGCCACGGTGATCACCTCGGACCCGGAGGCCACGCAGACATCAGGAATAACCGCGTCGTCGCCGTACTTGCCCGTTCCAGTGAGCAAACGGCTGCCCAGGCGCTCCCCGCCGATCTCGAACAGGTCGTCCATCATGTCCCGCATCAGCCACCTCCCACGAACTGCAGCAGTTCCAGACTATCGCCTTCATTCATGACCGTGTTCGCGAAACGTTCACCAGGCACGACCTCCCGGTTCAACTCGGCCACGACCCTGGTCGGATCCAACTTTCTGGTCTCAATGACTTCCAGGAGCGTGACCCCCGTTGAGATCTCTTCCGGCTTGCCGTTGATGATCACCTGCATCATGCCCCCCCCCGATTGGCAAATAAAAAACGCCTTTTCGGAACCTGGCGTGAAGCTCTGCGGTCCGGAAAGGCGGTCTCTCGCGGTGCTTCCCTACGACGGCATGATCCGTGTCAGGTTCCAAGGGTCGGGGCGCGTGCCCCCTCTCAGCCTTACGGCTCCCCCAGCTATGAAAAATTGGGTATCGCAATCCGAAACGTCTGTAAAGGGTTTCGATGCGTTCGACAGGAGGCTGCTTGTTTTTTTGCTTGCCAGTTGTTCATTTTTAGCCTAATTGTGCACGGTTCGAAATTCGCACATCCTCCGTGGAGCCCGAGGGTCTTTCGTCCGTGACGAAAGTGAGCGGGTTCAAGGTTCGGAGGGTGGAGGAAAAACCCACCAGTTCTAAGGAGTAGTGTAATGGCGTACGTGACAATGAAGCAGATGTTGGAGACCGGCGTGCATTTCGGTCACCAGACCCGGCGTTGGAATCCCAAGATGCGGCCGTACATTTTCGGCGCGCGCAATGGCATCCATATCATCGACCTGCAGCAGACCGTGAAGATGTTCCAGAAGGCCCACGACTTCATCGCCAATACCGTGGCCCAGGGCGGCAAGGTCATGTTCGTGGGCACCAAGCCCCAGGCCCGTGAGATCATCAAGCAGGAAGCCGCGCGGGTGGGCATGTTTTCCGTGACTCATCGCTGGATGGGCGGTACCCTGACCAACTTTCAGACCATTCGCAGCAGCATTCAGCGTTTGAAGAAGCTGGAAACCATGTTCGAGGACGGAACCATCAACCGGTTCGTCAAAAAAGAAATCGTGCGCATGCAGCGCGACGTGGAAAAGTTGAACCTGGCCCTGGGCGGAATCAAGGACATGGAATCCCTGCCCCAGGCGGCTTTCGTCATTGACCCGAACCGGGAAGACATCGCCATCCAGGAATGCCGCAAGTTGAACATTCCGGTGGTCGCCGTGGTGGACACCAACTGCGATCCGGACCTGATCGACTTCATCATTCCCGGCAACGACGACGCAATCCGGGCCATCAAGCTGTTCTCCGCGAGCATCGCCGACGCCTGCACCGAGGGCGCCGCCAGGATGCGCGACATGGACCAGGTCGCTGAAAAGTCCGCCGGGGCCGCGCTGACCCAGGCCGCCGCGGAAGACGAAGGGGCTGAAACGGAAATTGAAATAGACGCTACGGAGGAGAAATAAATGGCTATTTCCGCAAGTTTGGTAAAGGAGCTGCGCGAATGTACCGGCGCGGGCATGATGGATTGCAAAAAAGCGCTGCAGGAGTGTGGCGGGGATCAGGAAAAGTCCAAGCTCTGGCTGCGTGAAAAAGGTTTGGCCAAGGCCCAGAAGAAGTCCGGCCGGGCCACGTCCCAGGGGTATATCGGGTCCTACATCCACTCCAACGGCAAGATCGGGGTGATGGTCGAGTTGAAGTGCGAGACCGACTTCGTGGCCAAGAACGAGAAGTTCCTGGAGTTGGCCAAGGATCTGGCCATGCAGGTGGCGGCAACGGCTCCGCTGTGCGTGGCTCCGGAGGACATTCCGGAGGACGTTTTGGAGCGGGAGCGCCAATTCGTCACTCAGCAGACCCGGGACGAGGGCAAGCCGGAGAACATCATCCCCAAGATCGTGGAAGGTCGGATGAACAAGTTCGCCCAGGAAGTCTGCCTCCTGGAGCAGGCTTTCATCAAAGACGACTCCCGCAAGGTCAAAGATCTGATCACCGAAACCATCGCCGTGCTCGGCGAAAATATCCAGGTCGGACGGGTCGTGCGGATGGCCCTGGGCGAAGAAGCATAATATCGGGCGAAGAAGCGTAACAAAAGACAGATGACCGTGGGGACACGGCGCGCCGCGCCCCCACGGTGAACACGTTCAACGGGCGGCCCGGGCCGCTGGAGTAGGCATGACAGAACTGCGCTATCCCAGGATATTGCTGAAAATCAGCGGCGAAGCCCTGGCCGGTCCCAACCAGTTCGGGATCGACCCCGAGACCATCGATACGTTCTGTAGGGAAATGGTCGAGGTCGCCGAACTGGGTGTCGAATTGGCCCTGGTGATCGGCGGAGGAAATATTTTCCGCGGCCTCTCAGCCGCCTCCCGTGGCATGGACCGGGCCGGGGCCGACTACATGGGCATGCTGGCCACGGTGATCAACTCCCTGGCCGTGCAAGACGGGCTGGAAAAGCTGGGGCTGACCACCAGGGTGATGACCGCCTTCCCCATGCAGCAGGTGGCCGAGCCCTACATTCGCCGCCGGGCCATCCGGCATCTGGAGAAAAAGCGGGTGGTGATCTGCGCCGCGGGCACCGGCAACCCGTTCTTCACTACGGACACTGCCGCGGTCTTGCGCGGGGCCGAACTCAAGGTCCAGGCCATTCTCAAGGCCACCAAGGTGGACGGAGTCTACGATAAAGATCCGAAAAAGGATCAAGACGCCCAGCTGTTCTCGCACATCTCCTACATCGACGTTCTGAAAAAGCGCCTGCAAGTTATGGACTCCACGGCCATTTCCCTGGCCATGGACAATAATCTGCCCATCGTGGTTTTCAACCTCTTCACCGCGGGCAACATCAAGCGGGTCGCACTGGGAGAGCCGACGGGAACACTGGTCACAGGAGGAGAGTAAGCATGGCATCCGTACTGGACGACAACAAGGAACGCATGGAAAAGTCCCTGCAAAGCCTGGACAGGGAATTCAAAAGGCTGCGCACCGGTCGGGCCTCCGGGGCCTTGCTGGACGGGATTCGGGTGGACTATTACGGCACGTCGACCCCTTTGGATCAACTGGCTTCCATCTCCATCCCGGACAGCCGGACCATCTCCATCCAGCCTTGGGATCGCGGAGCG
This region of Desulfonatronum thiodismutans genomic DNA includes:
- the thiS gene encoding sulfur carrier protein ThiS; translated protein: MMQVIINGKPEEISTGVTLLEVIETRKLDPTRVVAELNREVVPGERFANTVMNEGDSLELLQFVGGG
- the rpsB gene encoding 30S ribosomal protein S2; this translates as MAYVTMKQMLETGVHFGHQTRRWNPKMRPYIFGARNGIHIIDLQQTVKMFQKAHDFIANTVAQGGKVMFVGTKPQAREIIKQEAARVGMFSVTHRWMGGTLTNFQTIRSSIQRLKKLETMFEDGTINRFVKKEIVRMQRDVEKLNLALGGIKDMESLPQAAFVIDPNREDIAIQECRKLNIPVVAVVDTNCDPDLIDFIIPGNDDAIRAIKLFSASIADACTEGAARMRDMDQVAEKSAGAALTQAAAEDEGAETEIEIDATEEK
- the tsf gene encoding translation elongation factor Ts; the encoded protein is MAISASLVKELRECTGAGMMDCKKALQECGGDQEKSKLWLREKGLAKAQKKSGRATSQGYIGSYIHSNGKIGVMVELKCETDFVAKNEKFLELAKDLAMQVAATAPLCVAPEDIPEDVLERERQFVTQQTRDEGKPENIIPKIVEGRMNKFAQEVCLLEQAFIKDDSRKVKDLITETIAVLGENIQVGRVVRMALGEEA
- the pyrH gene encoding UMP kinase, which encodes MTELRYPRILLKISGEALAGPNQFGIDPETIDTFCREMVEVAELGVELALVIGGGNIFRGLSAASRGMDRAGADYMGMLATVINSLAVQDGLEKLGLTTRVMTAFPMQQVAEPYIRRRAIRHLEKKRVVICAAGTGNPFFTTDTAAVLRGAELKVQAILKATKVDGVYDKDPKKDQDAQLFSHISYIDVLKKRLQVMDSTAISLAMDNNLPIVVFNLFTAGNIKRVALGEPTGTLVTGGE